Genomic DNA from Asterias amurensis chromosome 2, ASM3211899v1:
TAGATAATGTTACTAGATTTACACCAACAGAGTAACATAAATAAATAGCTTACCCTTAAAATGCGCTGTGAGTAGCCGTCCGTCTGATCTAGGTATAGGGTGTGTCTCGTAAACGAAAAATTGAAATGTGAGGAGtatacccggattctccaccaTATATTATGGCTTTGTCCGCCTACCGGGATACTAGTACACaaacttcaaataaaacagGCTTGTGAGACTTCTTATTAGAGAACACAATAGCTTTACTTAATAACTTAACTTACGAAACTTAGAAAAATTAAAGACGGAGACTCCAACCTACCAGACCAGGCTAACGGCTACTGGCGATCATAGGCCGCGCCCTGGTTTAAGTACTATACCCCGTACTTAATTAGTATTCATAATATTACTACGCCATCATACGAAAAGTAGTCCCATAACATAGGTCAGAAAGCGGTGACAAGCATCGAACCTCATCAGATATTTTATCCATTAAAAAAGGATGGTCTACCATCCAAACACAAGACTACTACAAAGTTGAAAACTCAGTTCTATCTTGAgttgagtaactcgtcctacccttaggatgggttcaattgcGTCCTAAGGTCTATGGGTATGGAACTTTACAGCTATTGCTATAGGACTTGTGGGACGAGTTAAAATTTGTCCCAAGTCCAAAGGCGTGGGATCCTTTCCTCCACGGTAAAAGGGCCCATGTATTCTACCTGGGGATAATTCATAAGAACATGATACAATTAATCTTAACTACAAATATTTCTGAATCAATCTTAGTCTAACTGTAAAAGTATGTTTCATAAAAACAATCTACGCGTAAGATCAATCGAACGTGAGAAAAGATTGATATCAATCGTGTCTTAAGACTTCAATTCTATTGACAAAGCGTAAAGTACAACCTTTGACCCAAACACACTTTTGGGCCCTCATGAGGTGTGTTTTCCAAGTTGGTCATCTTGTTTTCAGTGTGAGTGATGGAACCGTGGTGAGTAGAAAATAAATTCGGTGTTTGATGATTTGTTATTAGATTAGAACTTTGAAGGTTTGCTTATTTAAAGTTTTAAGTACTCTGGAAAATAAAGCAAGCCTAAGCTGCATCTTGATACGCTGtactattttaaaaaagaaagtgtAAAGCCTCCGAGGGCCAGCTAGATAAACGACTGCACCAAtgtactgttttttgtttttgcttctttttttttaggttcAGGCTTAGGGCACAGTTGGTTGTTGCTCAATCCAAAAATCCGGAGCTAACATTGGTCCTGTTctcgttttgttattttatcatatATGAAAAACAACAGGATCGAAATCAGCATGATGCCACTGTACATAATGAGAGCCGCTTGAAAACTTCCTGTCCATTCGTAAATCAACCCTGAAagcaaacacaaaaataaacatagttttattttgagtgTTAAATATCAGTGCACGTCAGTGTGCTTTTTGCCCACTGTAAGGGggtgttttaaaaatgtccaccTGATTGTGACCTTTATACTGTGTTCCTTTCGGGAGGGAGAAACGTCGCCTTAGGTCAGCTGCATGACTTCTGGGCATAAGGTGGAATGCTTGAAGCTGACCGCTGTTTCCACAATGAGTATAAGTATTGTCGTGAAGTTACTTAATcacaattattaatttatttatttattttgtgaataCGTTGAATCGAAGTCAATCAGGCCATTTAGTAAATGTTTCGGCATCGCACACGGCTGCAAAAAAGTAACTTTATGTAACCCACCTGTTAGCAATCCACTTCCCATCGCACATAATCCACCTAAAAGCGACTGCCAGGACAACACAGCTACGAATCGGTCAACTGACGTCAAAAACCGCACTAGGACGTCACGTGACTGCGTTACAATACCAAGTCCCGTTCCAATGAACCACGTGACGAGCATCTGCGCTGGGAAGAATATCATGAAAGCTTCGGTGAGATATGAGGCAAACATGATGACGCAGCCAAGATACACCCATGTGCATGTAGAAAGCTTCAGTCGCGTGCGATCCAACAAAGGTTCCATGAATTTGCCGAGGATGTGTCCAATCCCGAATGATGTTGGTAACAGCGACGCTTGGTAAGGACTCAGCCCCTGGAATACACCATGTGACACCATGTACACCACCCACCCACTGTAGCAGAAATGAACGCCACTCATTGCTGCAGACAGAAATATAAATCTTTTGTTTGCCAGTATTTTAAAGTCCATAGATGTTAAGAAACGCTGGATGTTCCCCTTAATCGTCAAACACTTTCCCTGGTGAGATTTGGAAGTGGGAATGTTGTCACCCTCCGTGGAAATGTCGTCTACCTCCTCTTCATCGTCTGGTACCTGTTGGTACTGTTCTCCTGTATCTGTTGGCGATGCTACTGCAGGTGCTTTAAGCAATTCACCACATACTATGATGTGGGAAGAAATACCACCCAAGATCAACATGGTTCCACGCCAGCCGTATGTATCCAAAAGTATCTGAGTCAGGGGACCATACACGATCATCGAGATCGGTATACCTGATGATGCTATTGCAACAGCTACAGAATAGTTCTCACTAAAGTAGGACGCTAGAACACCAAAGAATGGGTAATAACTCAAAGCTTTACCAAgacctgtaaaaaaagaaaagtgacATTAgctaagtttgtattggaaacGAAAAACACTTAAAGGGAATTGAACCACCGACCAACTAACTAATTTGATATGTCTAAACCGGAGGTAACTGGGGATGCTTTGTAGGGCGTTCTTAAATGGTTTGTAGATTGACATGTAGACCTTTGGTCTGGTTTAAAGAAATAagaccgatgacgtcaccaaatgTTAGAGCGCCCTCAGGCGGCAGACTGAAAACAGTCCAAATACATTTTTACTAGTAAGAGGTCTGTGGCAGAGTTGATGATAATTTTtactgtgatatttttttttttttttcacaggactcgggaaactaccgagtacacagtgctaacacacatcggtgtatgggtaaaaataaaattagattctttatcccgatgcaattTAACAAACTATAAGATAATTGTTTAACAATTTGTATAAATAAGGTCCTTATAGCAACATATCCGACGTCTAAATCTGTGTATCTGCAAACCAAAAAGTCAGTACCGAGTTGAAACTTGGTAATTGTTAGTAAAGGACATTATTGCTCAAATTTGGCatcgtgtgttttgtttttgtttttttcatgtcGACCATCTATTACATGTTTTTAGATTAAAAC
This window encodes:
- the LOC139954194 gene encoding monocarboxylate transporter 12-like; this encodes MAPRRRSVHHQNRNPWGWVVVVATFVTLFITFGNLKALGVLLLAMQNDFNSDVWIIGWISVLYNSISFLSGPFVTSIDSLVSSRRCVVIVGGVMGSAGFIIGSQSTTVLQLTLSIAILSGLGKALSYYPFFGVLASYFSENYSVAVAIASSGIPISMIVYGPLTQILLDTYGWRGTMLILGGISSHIIVCGELLKAPAVASPTDTGEQYQQVPDDEEEVDDISTEGDNIPTSKSHQGKCLTIKGNIQRFLTSMDFKILANKRFIFLSAAMSGVHFCYSGWVVYMVSHGVFQGLSPYQASLLPTSFGIGHILGKFMEPLLDRTRLKLSTCTWVYLGCVIMFASYLTEAFMIFFPAQMLVTWFIGTGLGIVTQSRDVLVRFLTSVDRFVAVLSWQSLLGGLCAMGSGLLTGLIYEWTGSFQAALIMYSGIMLISILLFFIYDKITKREQDQC